The segment CAGGCTTCCGCAAAACTATTGTTTAAAGATTGTTCTGTATAATAAAGCTCCGGATAACCTTTATTCCTCCACCATGAAACATCATGTTGGCCTTGTGAAGTTCCGGCAACATCATAATCGCCGTCGGCATCAAAATCGGCACCGGAAGCAATAACAGCACCTGCAAAAGTGTCATCAACAATATGTTCAGACCATATTATCGGGTCTCCTCCGTTATTTCTCCACCAAGTAATTCCGTCTGTATATGCTGTTCCGATAATATCATAATCTCCGTCAAAATCATAATCAGCAACATCAACTTTATGGGCATAAATAAACTCATCTGTTATTAAATATTCAGACCACACTATCGGATTACCTCCTTCGTTTCGCCACCACCGGATATCATTTCCGAGAAGTGCTGCACCTGCCAAATCTATATCACCGTCATTATCAAAGTCGCAAGCATAAACAGACCTTGAACCCATAAAATCATTTGCAATAATATGTTTTGTCCAATTTTGATTTTCATCATTTTCATACCATGAAATTTCATTAGTTGCAGCTGCAGCAATTAAAACATCAGGGTAATTGTCATTATTCAAATCAGCAACAAATACTTCGTGTATATTATCTGTTTCAGTATCAATATCATGTTTTGTCCAATTTTGACTTCCGTCGTTTTCCCACCAAACAAGGCCGTCGCTTCCCCAACTGCCTGAAATTAGGTCAATATTGTCATCTCCGTTAATATCTGCTGCGAAAACTGTTAAAGGTGTATCAAAAGTATCATCAACAATTTGTCTATTCCAGCTTATCGGAGAATTACCGTCATTATAATAAACTACAATTCCACCGTCTGCACCTGCTCCTATTATATCTTCGTTTCCGTCTGAATCAACATCATAAATAAACATTCCTGCAGGAGAAGCAAAACTATTATCAATTGTATGCTCCTCAAAATCAATTAATTTAATAAAAACAGCCTTATGTTCAAAAAGAATCGGAACACATAATTCGTCTCTGTCCGGATTATAACAAAGATTTGCGGGACCCAAATAATGAGCGTCAATAACAACAGGCGGATTTTGAAAACTTGCATCGTACATAATAACATCACCGTATTCCAAATATTCGCCGGAAGATAAATATAAATTTCCGTCAGTATCCATTGCAACACCATCGTAATTCCCTACTGAATTTTCAACAAGTGCCGTAACCTCTCCGGTAGTCATATCTACTGCTTGAATGTCTGTGTTTTCATAATACGAAACCACAATAAGCCTGTTATTGGCTTCATCGACAATAACATCTTGAAGCCCCTCTTCTAAACCGTCTTCCGCAAAAATTTCATAAGCCCCGGTTGATAAATCAATTTTCCAGATATAATCATCAGAGCCGGCATAGTGAAAATCAGCAACATATAAGTTTCCGTTACTGTCGGCATTCATTCCGTCAAGTTGATGAGAACCGCTTACATTTACATTAAATACTTCTAATTCTGTATCAAAATCAAAGCCTTTTATACTTGTTCCGAGAGAAACATAAATAACATTATTATAAACTGTACTGCCAAGTGCATGAGCACCTACATCCAGAAATTCTACAGGAATTCTGTCTTCACCGATTTTTATTATTTTTCCGTTACCCCAACAAGATAAAACATAAGTTTTTGAGTCAGCATCATAAGAAGCACATTCAACTTCTTCCATTAACTCTTGTCCTGCAACAAAATTTGTGCTTATAAGTAAAATAATTAAAAGTTTGATAAGTTTCATAGGATTAAATTTTTATAATAGTTAATAATTACTGTCTCTGAAATACTACTTTTTTAATATGTTCAGATTCTCCGGCTTTAATCTTTATAAAATAAATTCCGGACTTAACAGAATTTCCGCTGTCAGTTGTACCGTTCCAAATAATTGAGAATGTACCTGCTTGATTATATTTATTTAATAAGTTTTTTATGGTACGACCTGAAGTATCTTTAACTGTAATTTCAATTTGTAAAACATTATTTAAGGTATATTGTATTTCAATATATTCTTTAAACGGATTAGGGAAACATTTAAAACTGAAATTACTTTCTTTTTGAAAATTCTCATTTATTGAACTTGTATAATCTTCGAGTAATATACAATTTTGACCTCCATAAACTCCCATATCGTTTGTTAAATTTCCCTTACTCGGAAATAAAGCAAAACCTGTATTTCCGGGGTCTTCAGTATCATTATATCCTGTATTCGGATTACCCGCATCAATACAAGGTGAACCATCTGATAAAATAAAACTTGTATTTTCAAATTGAGGTGTAATATCAATATTGCCGTCACCTGTATAGCCGCCTTCAATATCAGTATATGAAATATCGGCAGTTGCTCCGTCGTACAAATAAATTACATCTCCTGATGCTTGTGTATTTCCCCAAATAATATTATTTCGTACGATAATATGTGTTGTCCATAAATACATAGCTCCGCCGTTTGAAACCGATTCATTATTTGCAATTGTATTGTTTTCGATAATAATCGGCGATGAACCATTGCCGATAATCCAAAAACCGCCGCCGCCGTAATCTTGCCCGCCGGAATTTTCTGCCACAATATTATTTTTAAATATACAACCCGCATAATCAATTACAACACCGGCTCCGTATAATGCAGTATTATTTCGGATTATATTATTTACAATAAAAGGATTACCGCCGTAGAAGCAAATTCCTCCTCCTGATGCCCCGTATGTACCCAAAGCGTCATCAACATGATTATCAATAATATAATTATTTTTTATTGTAGGTGAACTTTGGAAAATAAAAATACCGCCGCCACTGTGCCAAGTATAAATCGGAAATTGAGGGTCAATCCAATGTGTCCCTGTGCCTTGTGTAATTGTAAAACCTTGTAAAACAGCTGTAGAATCTTCGCCTGAACAAAATATAACACAACTTGCTGTATCAGATGTTTCCGGGGTGCTTCCGTTAATAATTGTATTTTCAATATCATCAAAATCCGATGTGTAAACAAAATTACTTGCAACAACAATATTTTTTCCCTTAAAATCAATATTTTCATAATAAGTTCCGGGAGCAACTAAAACAGTATCTCCTTGTTCTGCAACATTAATACCTGTTTGGATTGTCGGTTCATCTGCGGGAACATTAATTACAAAACCAAGTTGAACTAAATCTATTGCATTACCGTGAAAATTCGGGATTGCCAGAATATTATC is part of the Bacteroidales bacterium genome and harbors:
- a CDS encoding FG-GAP-like repeat-containing protein — its product is MKLIKLLIILLISTNFVAGQELMEEVECASYDADSKTYVLSCWGNGKIIKIGEDRIPVEFLDVGAHALGSTVYNNVIYVSLGTSIKGFDFDTELEVFNVNVSGSHQLDGMNADSNGNLYVADFHYAGSDDYIWKIDLSTGAYEIFAEDGLEEGLQDVIVDEANNRLIVVSYYENTDIQAVDMTTGEVTALVENSVGNYDGVAMDTDGNLYLSSGEYLEYGDVIMYDASFQNPPVVIDAHYLGPANLCYNPDRDELCVPILFEHKAVFIKLIDFEEHTIDNSFASPAGMFIYDVDSDGNEDIIGAGADGGIVVYYNDGNSPISWNRQIVDDTFDTPLTVFAADINGDDNIDLISGSWGSDGLVWWENDGSQNWTKHDIDTETDNIHEVFVADLNNDNYPDVLIAAAATNEISWYENDENQNWTKHIIANDFMGSRSVYACDFDNDGDIDLAGAALLGNDIRWWRNEGGNPIVWSEYLITDEFIYAHKVDVADYDFDGDYDIIGTAYTDGITWWRNNGGDPIIWSEHIVDDTFAGAVIASGADFDADGDYDVAGTSQGQHDVSWWRNKGYPELYYTEQSLNNSFAEAWPMYAKDIDGDGDVDIAAGGNNANAFKWWENDLFPDANQAPVAHFTADFNNICVNSTVTFHDFSYGDITAYEWDFGEDANPLTANTVGPHEVTYSTEGEKIVSLSVSNSFGTYTKTIIINAVTELVIEVEPADPLICDGGSVVLVASGADDFIWSPPDGLSSTTGSAVIASPSQTTTYTVTGTQGTCTGSSEITVYITENENDDICDAISVIIGTNGPFSNRCASAEANEPVPPLTGCTGQLSWCNEGGVQNSLWFTVVAPESGRISVAAPGFDNQIALYEADNCNDLFTGSYTLLAANDDYDTNDFSAKLTDVNGLTPDDIYWLQVDGSAGGQTGEFEIIVTELPAVSTEQLEKDKIEINPNPNNGFFEIKSKLNLKGEIQIYSIDGKKIYTQKTDNLSGSIQIDISNYPPGIYNLLFINDEFVFTEILIKH
- a CDS encoding T9SS type A sorting domain-containing protein yields the protein MKKFYLIISFTLISVIGFSQNLLNNPESVVYDSISDCWFASNWGDGNIVRIDNSGQQTYLSEVLSSTAGLHIVGDTVFVSSNLGDSLGVVGFLLTTGEPVFYANIPEKVLLNDITGDQSGYLYVTDCEADKIYKVRISDETYTTFVNSDLGYPNGILYDTPNDRLLVTNCTLPNGPIKAVNMADSTVSTVVETGYAADGLTVDSRGNFYFSSWVTDKVYRYDESFTNPPVVVSSGHNNPADIFVNIQDNILAIPNFHGNAIDLVQLGFVINVPADEPTIQTGINVAEQGDTVLVAPGTYYENIDFKGKNIVVASNFVYTSDFDDIENTIINGSTPETSDTASCVIFCSGEDSTAVLQGFTITQGTGTHWIDPQFPIYTWHSGGGIFIFQSSPTIKNNYIIDNHVDDALGTYGASGGGICFYGGNPFIVNNIIRNNTALYGAGVVIDYAGCIFKNNIVAENSGGQDYGGGGFWIIGNGSSPIIIENNTIANNESVSNGGAMYLWTTHIIVRNNIIWGNTQASGDVIYLYDGATADISYTDIEGGYTGDGNIDITPQFENTSFILSDGSPCIDAGNPNTGYNDTEDPGNTGFALFPSKGNLTNDMGVYGGQNCILLEDYTSSINENFQKESNFSFKCFPNPFKEYIEIQYTLNNVLQIEITVKDTSGRTIKNLLNKYNQAGTFSIIWNGTTDSGNSVKSGIYFIKIKAGESEHIKKVVFQRQ